One Silene latifolia isolate original U9 population chromosome 4, ASM4854445v1, whole genome shotgun sequence DNA segment encodes these proteins:
- the LOC141651200 gene encoding protein NUCLEAR FUSION DEFECTIVE 4-like: protein MLYIYLIKRKVKFNSIDNMSNIFSKNKWISTVASIWIQSVMGGTYAFSVYSPILKSLQSYDQSTLDTVSVFKDIGSNAGVLAGFLYTAFENVPHYSYSGPWLILAMGSVLCFMGYFFIWLSVVGPIPRPPVPVMCLFMFIAAQSQTFFNTANVVTGVLNFPDYSGTIVGILKAFLGLTGAILIQLYQSFFAGKASTFILMLAFLPSTVSVSLMFLVKIYPENKVDDRKHLIGFSLISLALAAYLMIIVLFESIFEFPSWAHFLIVLLLLFMLSLPVHIAMRASRKEISHPPVPAPVEREPFLHGKESGQTSEDIIGAGENMNILQAICSFNFWLLFVSVLCGMGSGLATINNISQIGESLGYNAIKVNTLISVWSVWNVLGRVGAGYLSDMLLREKGWARPSMMAITLATMTWGHVIIASDFQGNLYIGTVLIGISYGAQWSLMPTITSEIFGVLHMGTIYNAIAIANPLGTCLLSVWVIGYLYDKEAKKEAKSCTGLHCFNTSFFILASFSFFGFFLALTLFIRTRVFYRSVIQRRLCRSLIQM from the exons ATGTTATATATATACCTGATCAAGAGAAAAGTGAAATTCAATTCCATAGATAATATGAGTAACATTTTTAGTAAAAACAAATGGATATCGACAGTTGCAAGCATATGGATACAATCAGTGATGGGTGGGACATACGCATTTAGCGTATACTCACCCATCCTGAAATCCTTGCAGTCATATGATCAGTCCACCCTTGACACAGTCTCTGTCTTCAAAGACATTGGCAGTAATGCTGGTGTACTAGCCGGCTTTCTGTATACCGCCTTTGAAAATGTACCTCATTACTCTTATAGTGGGCCCTGGTTAATCCTAGCAATGGGGTCCGTCTTGTGTTTCATGGGTTATTTCTTCATTTGGTTATCGGTCGTAGGGCCGATCCCCCGGCCTCCTGTGCCTGTCATGTGCCTTTTCATGTTCATTGCCGCCCAATCTCAAACGTTCTTTAATACTGCGAATGTTGTTACGGGTGTTCTGAATTTCCCTGATTACAGCGGAACTATTGTGGGGATTTTAAAGGCTTTCCTCGGACTCACCGGAGCAATCTTGATCCAACTATATCAATCCTTTTTCGCTGGAAAGGCGAGCACTTTCATCCTAATGCTAGCATTTCTGCCAAGTACAGTCTCAGTCTCGCTAATGTTCCTGGTGAAAATTTACCCTGAAAACAAAGTTGATGACAGGAAACACCTTATTGGTTTCTCTTTAATTTCCCTGGCTTTGGCTGCATATCTGATGATAATTGTCTTATTCGAGAGTATTTTTGAGTTCCCATCTTGGGCACACTTTCTTATCGTCCTCCTCCTTCTATTTATGCTTTCCCTGCCTGTTCATATTGCTATGAGAGCTTCTAGGAAGGAAATATCACATCCACCAGTACCAGCACCCGTGGAAAGGGAGCCATTTCTTCACGGTAAGGAGTCGGGACAGACTTCAGAGGATATTATTGGAGCCGGTGAAAACATGAACATCTTGCAGGCCATATGTAGCTTCAACTTCTGGTTGTTGTTTGTATCTGTTTTATGTGGAATGGGTTCCGGGTTGGCCACCATAAACAATATCAGCCAGATTGGTGAATCACTTGGTTACAATGCCATTAAG GTAAATACCTTAATTTCAGTATGGTCAGTGTGGAACGTTTTAGGCCGAGTTGGAGCAGGGTACTTATCAGACATGTTATTACGGGAGAAAGGTTGGGCAAGGCCTTCAATGATGGCAATCACTCTCGCAACCATGACATGGGGGCACGTCATAATAGCATCCGACTTCCAGGGGAATTTGTACATAGGAACGGTCCTGATAGGAATTTCGTATGGAGCTCAATGGAGTCT AATGCCTACTATAACTTCGGAAATATTTGGGGTGTTACATATGGGTACGATTTACAATGCAATTGCTATCGCGAATCCTTTGGGCACTTGTTTACTCTCGGTTTGGGTAATTGGATATCTATATGACAAAGAAGCAAAAAAGGAAGCAAAGTCTTGCACTGGGCTTCATTGCTTTAATACGTCTTTCTTTATATTAGCGTCTTTTAGTTTTTTCGGGTTTTTTCTCGCCTTAACGTTGTTCATCCGAACAAGGGTGTTTTACAGGTCTGTTATTCAAAGAAGACTATGTCGTTCTCTAATACAAATGTGA
- the LOC141651201 gene encoding uncharacterized protein LOC141651201, translating into MAAPESYADSPFTDDIAAVALPKGFNVPTMTLFDGTTYPCDHISQFKQKMMVTTAARASKEACMCKGFGSTITGAALQWFVGLPNGSISSFADLVNTFNQQFSSSRRTPKQPSDLYRIVQEIGESIKDYVTRFNAEKVSIRGYDTPTAINAFRQGLDKESDIYKELTMHPCERFEEVRQRATAALRLEEDIQARKGMSNFDKPNRKISTEKKDERAKPYNRPNISRVAEKTQQIDDSQHPPKLSEYGFNTGMEGLLKALRGLGDQVRWPKPPTQSRPNDDRDSSKRCECHQDIGHRTEDCYRLRREVNFQVRKGNLDHLLSRGGKHDRKEAANQMLPSAPPICTKIINVITCGSELSGLTYSAAKRKATESKGIIQKLYTE; encoded by the coding sequence ATGGCCGCCCCAGAAAGCTACGCCGACTCGCCTTTCACTGACGATATAGCCGCAGTGGCCTTGCCAAAAGGATTCAACGTCCCAACAATGACTCTCTTCGATGGAACCACATACCCCTGCGACCATATTAGCCAGTttaagcagaaaatgatggtgacTACGGCAGCAAGAGCCTCGAAGGAGGCatgtatgtgtaaaggatttggttCAACCATAACCGGAGCAGCGCTACAATGGTTTGTTGGTTTACCTAACGGATCCATATCTTCATTCGCTGATTTGGTCAACACCTTCAATCAGCAATTCTCTAGCAGCCGGAGAACACCGAAGCAGCCAAGCGATCTGTACAGGATTGTTCAAGAAATAGGCGAATCAATCAAAGACTACGTCACCAGGTTCAACGCAGAGAAAGTCTCAATACGAGGCTACGACACGCCCACCGCCATCAACGCCTTCAGGCAGGGCCTGGATAAGGAATCAGATATCTACAAAGAATTAACGATGCATCCTTGTGAAAGATTCGAAGAAGTCCGGCAAAGAGCTACAGCGGCACTAAGATTAGAAGAGGATATACAAGCTAGAAAGGGAATGTCAAACTTCGACAAGCCTAACAGGAAGATCTCAACAGAAAAGAAAGACGAACGAGCTAAGCCATACAACAGACCCAACATCAGCAGAGTAGCAGAAAAAACCCAGCAAATTGACGACTCACAGCATCCTCCCAAGTTATCTGAGTACGGATTCAACACGGGAATGGAAGGGCTGCTGAAAGCATTAAGAGGCTTAGGTGATCAGGTGAGGTGGCCAAAGCCTCCTACACAGAGTCGACCCAATGACGACAGAGACAGCAGCAAGAGGTGCGAGTGTCATCAGGATATCGGACACAGAACAGAAGACTGCTACAGGTTGCGCAGGGAAGTGAATTTCCAGGTACGCAAGGGAAACCTggaccacctgttatcacgtggaGGCAAGCATGACAGGAAAGAGGCAGCAAACCAGATGCTTCCTTCTGCCCCACCCATATGCACGAAAATTATTAACGTGATAACATGCGGGTCCGAGTTGTCAGGTTTAACATACTCCGCAGCCAAGAGGAAAGCCACCGAAAGTAAAGGGATCATCCAGAAACTTTATACAGAGTGA
- the LOC141653191 gene encoding DDT domain-containing protein DDR4-like, producing MNDTVLDPIQGSSGGLDVNGDTNKPESENPGLVEEKLDGISSSNVVVSSKGVKNGRNSSENVVVRRERPTRACTTRPPKYVDPPVIERRPRVPKKEKVVAVVEEADVNVSEEENEGMGQCSKVVTSFVNSPTPEQMPRWRLRSMWELASILHFFNVFRPLLNITVEFSAEELESALLTPNGTLGDVHIPLLKSIPPVTRMACGRDTWVTVLCRKLRDWWHWVAEGELPIVSSQGAETETYKNLDPAVRVVILKALCDIRVEQDDIRSYIDNSVKQGVQLSAFRKARIGGDSHGISYWYEDDELIGHRLYRESRKVEKNIEVKKGKTKGSHVLPSTCYEWETVATNLDEFLDVSEKLFSSTNRTEVSLGKKLKNDMIPEIEKIQKKKEKWLKKQQRQALLLDNFVSMDGLGAGRSLRDRKPVTYTFDDFDRSINEAIKVTKRKQASPEPGVRRELTRSEPSTNGRCNGSSRSSMHVSFSALSPSDVDEMDEDHNSGPLDRSSRRRQKSQRYSEEEFVGALSDDEYVASDDDIVGEAVYYDDEEDLEDHKQKKKVTSSSEGEGEEEYDWSDENEEDELEEEDSMSVSEDSDQPRKSSKETQGRARRQTRLRSTDDMDPGLRRSKRSTRNQIDYQKYEFSESETDSIKQSKANPSDYSMGSQVSDDGGEEEDQERGFDQSIPLAVENDETQPSFKSESPSQDEIDKVGERRFLDLNELAPGSGFEDGPGALVKDDDGKDE from the exons ATGAACGACACCGTTTTGGACCCGATCCAGGGATCCTCGGGTGGGTTGGACGTAAATGGAGATACCAACAAACCCGAAAGCGAAAACCCGGGTTTAGTTGAGGAGAAGTTGGATGGGATTAGTAGTAGTAATGTTGTTGTAAGTAGTAAAGGTGTTAAAAATGGTAGGAATAGTAGTGAAAATGTTGTAGTTAGGAGGGAAAGGCCTACCCGGGCCTGCACGACCCGGCCACCAAAGTATGTGGACCCACCGGTGATCGAAAGGCGGCCCAGGGTACCGaagaaggagaaggtggtggcgGTTGTGGAAGAGGCGGATGTTAATGTTAGTGAGGAGGAGAATGAGGGTATGGGGCAATGTAGTAAGGTGGTCACTTCATTTGTTAATTCACCTACACCTGAACAAATGCCACGGTGGCGCTTGCGGTCCATGTGGGAATTGGCTTCAATACTTCATTTTTTCAAT GTGTTTCGGCCGCTTTTGAACATTACAGTTGAGTTTAGTGCTGAGGAGTTGGAGTCTGCATTGCTTACTCCAAATGGTACATTGGGTGATGTACATATACCCTTGCTAAAG TCAATCCCTCCAGTTACGCGCATGGCTTGTGGACGTGATACTTGGGTAACCGTACTGTGTAGAAAATTGAGAGACTGGTGGCACTGG GTTGCTGAAGGAGAGTTACCTATTGTTTCTTCTCAGGG GGCTGAGACCGAAACATACAAGAATCTTGATCCCGCAGTTCGTGTTGTGATTCTGAAAGCTTTATGTGACATTCGCGTTGAG CAAGATGATATCAGAAGTTATATTGATAACTCGGTAAAACAGGGTGTTCAGCTTTCAGCATTTCGCAAAGCGCGTATTGGGGGTGACTCACATGGAATTTCATATTG GTATGAAGACGATGAATTAATTGGCCATAGGCTTTATCGTGAGTCCCGGAAAGTCGAGAAAAACATTGAGGTGAAGAAAGGAAAGACAAAGGGTTCCCATGTTCTTCCAAGCACATGTTATGAGTGGGAAACAGTGGCGACTAATTTGGATGAATTCCTAGATGTTTCT GAAAAGCTTTTCTCTAGCACAAATAGAACCGAAGTTTCGCTTGGCAAGAAATTGAAAAATGATATGattcctgagattgagaagataCAAAAG AAAAAAGAAAAGTGGCTGAAAAAGCAACAGAGGCAAGCTCTTctactcgataattttgttagtatGGATGGACTTGGAGCTGGGCGCTCTCTTCGTGACAGAAAACCTGTTACTTACACATTTG ATGATTTCGATCGATCAATCAATGAGGCTATTAAAGTCACCAA GCGCAAACAGGCTTCCCCAGAACCTGGAGTTAGAAGAGAACTAACTAGATCTGAACCTTCTACAAATGGTAGATGCAATGGCTCTTCACGTTCTTCGATGCATGTGTCATTTAGCGCCCTATCTCCTTCCGATGTTGATGAAATGGATGAAGATCACAATTCCGGACCATTGGATCGTAG TTCCCGAAGGAGACAAAAATCTCAGAGATATTCAGAGGAAGAGTTTGTTGGTGCATTATCAGACGATGAATACGTTGCCAGTGATGACGATATTGTTGGGGAAGCTGTTTATTACGATGATGAAGAGGATCTTGAGGATCATAAACAGAAGAAGAAGGTGACAAGCAGCTCAGAGGGCGAAGGAGAGGAGGAGTATGATTGGAGCGATGAAAATGAAGAAGATGAGTTGGAAGAAGAAGATTCGATGAGTGTTAGTGAAGATAGTGACCAACCGAGAAAGAGCTCCAAGGAAACACAAGGCCGGGCCCGCCGGCAAACCAGGTTAAGGTCAACTGATGATATGGACCCTGGTTTAAGGCGGAGTAAACGGTCCACAAGAAACCAGATTGATTACCAAAAATATGAATTCTCGGAATCTGAAACCGATTCTATAAAACAGAGCAAAGCAAACCCATCTGACTACTCGATGGGAAGTCAGGTCTCTGATGATGGTGGTGAAGAAGAGGACCAGGAAAGGGGTTTTGACCAATCAATTCCCTTGGCGGTTGAGAACGATGAAACCCAACCCTCGTTTAAGTCGGAAAGTCCAAGCCAAGATGAGATTGATAAAGTTGGAGAGAGACGCTTTCTTGACCTTAATGAACTTGCACCGGGTTCCGGTTTTGAAGATGGACCCGGTGCTTTAGTGAAGGACGATGATGGAAAAGATGAGTAG